A stretch of the Massilia sp. W12 genome encodes the following:
- the trpA gene encoding tryptophan synthase subunit alpha, giving the protein MSRIQACFANLQAQGKKALIPFITAGDPAPELTLDLMHALVAGGADIIELGVPFSDPMADGPVIQRASERALAKGVSLRQVLQMVQQFRAQNQSTPVVLMGYANPIERMGVAPFVAAAAQAGVDGVLVVDYPPEECEEFTAAMREKGLDAVFLLAPTSSDERIAQVAEHGAGYVYYVSLTGVTGSRALNTEAVAAMLPRIRAHVKVPIGVGFGIRDAASARAVAQVADAVVIGSRIIELLEQAQAGAHAATVREFIAGIRQAIDE; this is encoded by the coding sequence ATGTCACGCATACAAGCATGTTTTGCAAATTTGCAGGCGCAGGGTAAAAAAGCCTTGATTCCATTTATCACCGCCGGCGATCCCGCGCCGGAATTGACCTTGGATCTGATGCATGCCCTGGTGGCGGGCGGGGCGGATATCATTGAGCTGGGGGTGCCGTTTTCCGACCCGATGGCCGATGGCCCGGTGATTCAGCGCGCCTCAGAGCGCGCCCTGGCCAAAGGCGTCAGTCTGCGCCAGGTGCTGCAGATGGTGCAGCAATTCCGCGCGCAGAATCAAAGCACGCCGGTGGTTTTGATGGGCTACGCCAACCCGATTGAGCGCATGGGCGTGGCGCCATTCGTGGCGGCTGCCGCGCAAGCCGGGGTGGATGGCGTGCTGGTGGTGGATTATCCGCCGGAAGAGTGCGAAGAATTCACTGCCGCCATGCGCGAAAAAGGGCTGGACGCAGTGTTTTTGCTGGCCCCGACTTCAAGCGATGAGCGCATCGCCCAGGTGGCTGAACACGGCGCCGGCTATGTGTATTATGTGTCGCTGACCGGGGTCACCGGTTCGCGCGCCTTGAACACTGAGGCGGTGGCGGCCATGCTGCCGCGCATCCGCGCCCACGTTAAAGTGCCGATCGGCGTCGGTTTCGGTATTCGCGATGCGGCTTCCGCGCGTGCCGTGGCGCAAGTCGCCGACGCGGTGGTGATCGGCAGCCGTATTATTGAATTGCTGGAGCAGGCCCAGGCCGGCGCACATGCCGCTACAGTGCGTGAATTTATTGCAGGCAT
- the trpB gene encoding tryptophan synthase subunit beta: MTDKNMAAGSAPLHNNPHWNLPDARGHFGQFGGSFVSETLTYALQELRDAYAHFAQDPEFLAEFRYELKHFVGRPSPIYHARRWSELAGGAQIYFKREDLNHTGAHKINNVIGQALLAKRMGKPRVIAETGAGQHGVATATICARFGLQCVVYMGSEDVKRQAQNVYRMKLLGAEVVPVESGSKTLKDALNEAMRDWVTNVENTFYIIGTVAGPHPYPKMVRDFQSVIGEECLQQMPEVAGRQPDYVLACVGGGSNAMGIFYPYIESGAQLIGVEAAGDGIQSGRHAASLSAGTPGVLHGNRTYLLQDENGQVIETHSVSAGLDYPGVGPEHAWLKDSGRAQYVGITDEEALAAFHDCCRIEGIIPALESSHALAYAAKLARTLPREKVILVCLSGRGDKDMHTVAARAGLNFA, translated from the coding sequence ATGACTGATAAAAACATGGCGGCAGGCTCCGCACCGCTGCATAACAATCCACACTGGAATCTGCCTGACGCACGTGGCCATTTCGGCCAATTTGGCGGCAGCTTCGTTTCTGAAACCCTGACTTACGCCTTGCAGGAATTGCGCGATGCGTATGCGCATTTCGCGCAAGATCCTGAATTTCTGGCTGAATTCCGTTACGAGTTAAAGCATTTTGTGGGCCGGCCCTCGCCGATTTACCATGCCCGCCGTTGGTCTGAGCTGGCCGGCGGTGCGCAAATCTATTTCAAGCGCGAAGATTTGAACCACACCGGCGCGCACAAAATCAATAATGTGATCGGCCAGGCTTTGTTGGCCAAGCGTATGGGCAAACCACGCGTGATTGCGGAAACCGGCGCCGGCCAGCATGGCGTGGCCACCGCCACCATTTGCGCCCGCTTTGGTTTGCAATGCGTGGTGTATATGGGCAGCGAAGACGTCAAGCGGCAGGCGCAAAATGTGTATCGCATGAAATTGTTGGGCGCTGAAGTGGTTCCGGTGGAATCAGGTTCAAAAACCTTGAAAGACGCCTTGAACGAAGCCATGCGCGATTGGGTGACGAATGTGGAAAACACGTTCTACATCATCGGCACGGTGGCAGGCCCCCATCCCTATCCGAAGATGGTGCGCGATTTTCAATCAGTGATCGGCGAGGAATGCCTGCAGCAGATGCCGGAAGTCGCCGGACGCCAGCCGGATTATGTGCTGGCCTGCGTTGGCGGCGGCTCCAACGCGATGGGGATTTTCTATCCGTATATCGAGAGCGGCGCGCAATTGATCGGGGTGGAAGCGGCTGGCGATGGCATACAAAGCGGTCGCCATGCGGCCTCGTTGAGCGCCGGCACGCCCGGTGTGTTACACGGCAACCGCACCTATTTATTGCAAGACGAAAACGGGCAGGTGATTGAAACCCATTCGGTCTCCGCCGGCCTGGATTATCCGGGTGTGGGGCCGGAGCACGCCTGGCTCAAAGACAGCGGGCGCGCGCAGTATGTCGGCATCACCGATGAAGAAGCCTTGGCCGCCTTCCATGACTGCTGCCGGATTGAAGGCATTATTCCCGCGCTTGAATCCAGCCATGCGCTGGCGTATGCCGCCAAGCTGGCGCGCACCTTGCCGCGCGAGAAAGTGATTCTGGTCTGCCTGTCCGGGCGCGGCGATAAAGATATGCATACCGTGGCTGCGCGCGCCGGTTTGAATTTCGCTTGA
- a CDS encoding phosphoribosylanthranilate isomerase, with translation MKTRIKICGLTRVEDVLAAVAAGADALGFVFYEKSPRYVNPEQARSLLQAVPPFVQTVGLFVNATPEQACAVLARAPVGMLQLHGDETPQQAAALAQAAGRPFMRAFRVRPDNSAHDLLQSETELKAASPWFSALLLDTHTESYGGAGKVFDWSIIPKDLAPRAVLSGGLSVQNAAGAVRTVRPFALDVSSGVEAAKGIKDAALMQEFIACARQAI, from the coding sequence ATGAAAACCAGAATCAAAATCTGCGGCCTGACCCGGGTGGAAGATGTATTGGCGGCGGTTGCCGCCGGCGCTGACGCCTTGGGTTTTGTGTTTTATGAAAAAAGTCCGCGTTATGTCAATCCGGAGCAGGCGCGCAGCTTGCTGCAAGCCGTTCCGCCCTTTGTGCAAACCGTGGGCTTATTCGTCAACGCCACGCCGGAGCAGGCCTGCGCGGTGCTGGCGCGCGCACCGGTTGGCATGTTGCAGCTGCATGGCGATGAAACGCCGCAGCAGGCGGCTGCGCTGGCGCAAGCGGCTGGCCGTCCCTTCATGCGCGCTTTTCGCGTGCGCCCAGACAATTCCGCGCATGATTTGCTACAATCAGAAACCGAGTTGAAAGCGGCCAGCCCCTGGTTCAGTGCGCTGCTGCTGGATACGCATACTGAATCCTATGGTGGCGCTGGAAAGGTTTTTGATTGGTCTATCATTCCAAAAGATCTCGCTCCTCGGGCCGTTTTGAGTGGTGGCTTGAGCGTGCAAAACGCAGCTGGCGCAGTCCGCACTGTGCGCCCGTTTGCGCTTGACGTCAGTTCCGGCGTCGAGGCGGCAAAGGGCATCAAAGACGCCGCATTAATGCAGGAATTTATTGCCTGCGCGCGGCAAGCAATTTGA
- the truA gene encoding tRNA pseudouridine(38-40) synthase TruA, giving the protein MNQEAAAMRRIVLGLQYDGSSWQGYQSQPHQNTVQDVLEAALAQFSTRQLHTTCAGRTDAGVHALQQVVHFDTDLARSDYSWVNGVNAFLPKSIAVRWACEVPLALADGREFHARFAATSRTYHYLLFNNKVRSPILAGRAGWVFRPLDLQRMQEAAACLLGTHDFSAFRAAGCQAKTPVKEMHEVRIRQIGDMFVFTLRASAFLHHMVRNIVGSLIYVGSGAKPAPWLGEVLAAGDRSRAAPTFMPDGLYLAQINYDPAWGLPMEDYAELPFLHGVAG; this is encoded by the coding sequence ATGAATCAAGAAGCAGCGGCGATGCGCCGCATCGTGCTGGGCCTGCAATATGACGGCTCATCCTGGCAAGGCTATCAATCGCAGCCGCATCAAAATACAGTGCAGGATGTGCTGGAAGCGGCTTTAGCACAATTTTCCACACGCCAATTACATACCACCTGCGCCGGTCGCACGGATGCCGGGGTGCACGCGCTGCAGCAGGTGGTGCATTTTGATACGGATCTGGCGCGCAGCGATTACTCCTGGGTGAATGGGGTGAATGCGTTTTTGCCCAAGAGCATTGCGGTGCGCTGGGCCTGTGAAGTGCCGCTGGCGCTGGCGGACGGGCGCGAATTCCATGCACGCTTTGCCGCCACTTCGCGCACCTATCATTATTTACTGTTCAACAATAAAGTGCGCAGTCCGATTCTGGCCGGGCGCGCCGGCTGGGTGTTCCGCCCGCTTGATTTGCAGCGCATGCAAGAAGCCGCCGCCTGTTTATTGGGTACGCACGATTTTTCCGCATTCCGCGCCGCCGGTTGCCAAGCCAAAACGCCGGTCAAGGAAATGCATGAAGTGCGCATCCGCCAAATCGGCGATATGTTTGTCTTCACCTTGCGCGCCTCGGCCTTTTTGCATCATATGGTGCGCAATATCGTCGGCTCTTTGATTTATGTCGGCAGCGGCGCCAAACCGGCGCCCTGGCTGGGCGAGGTGTTGGCGGCGGGCGATCGCAGCCGCGCCGCGCCAACTTTCATGCCGGACGGACTGTATCTGGCGCAAATCAATTATGACCCGGCATGGGGCTTGCCGATGGAAGACTATGCCGAATTACCGTTTTTGCATGGAGTCGCGGGATGA
- a CDS encoding FimV/HubP family polar landmark protein, with amino-acid sequence MGKLTVLSALGQPLNAEIELTAVTPDEVGSLAAKLAPAEAYKQANIEFNPALLSLRFAVDQRGSRNFIRISSSQPVNEPFVDMLLELSSSNGRIVREYTFLLDPADLKTTQSAQIASGADKGKSAATAVAAASPASTAAAADSGKKPLGKGRGKAVKPAAEKAPEQAADSTAAAPAKEEGKTAAKTGDNYEVKKGDTLGKIARELKPEGISLDQMLAALYRANTNAFVGNNMNRLRSGQILNVPDADAAKAIPQAEARSLVLAQADDFNSYRNKLAGQVEAAPAKGADVKQSGSGKIGAKIEERPTATSEAADKLKLSKAGKPADEDKIAQNKQLAEAKARVSELEKNIAELNKLVEVKNKALAEQSKKPEVKPSASAKASATPTPTPSPTPAAKPSPTPTPAPSPTPAVKPEVKQEVKAEVKPEIKPSASASALATPTPAASAAASAAASMASAAASAPADAQATPTPSVTPSPAPMKKKTIVPPPPPPPPEPGFFESLTDNALFWPVLAAGGLLAGGLAFLGIRRRREAEQSKFESSMLGESSMVANSMFGQTGGQSVDTNNSVFNSNFAPSASQLDANEVDPVAEADVYIAYGRDVQAEEILKEALRSQPERTAVRLKLLEIYASRKDTRAFEVQAGELYSLTQGEGDDWAQAAALGQSIDPNNPMYATGDAPAAKPDPILASSTEPLEDLDPEALLVSTQQPGPAPAPAPAAAAEDDFNFDLPEDAADQLSALDLDLGAQAPAPAPAPTAAPAPAEEDVLDFDLGGLNFAPPPAAAAAAPVAAPAMPDLSAVDLDFPTEAPQAVAAPAPAAEVDDFDFGDFNLDAPAPAPAPAPLEDMQATAKFDAASMDLDLPDFDEDATIIAHAPAAPAAAPQLDPLPDLGLSLDLPQVDAAAADVPELDLAAELAAAEAGMSLDSVPDLDFGAEQETMHAAAPVSADDAELAGMLDELASLDAPQADAPPPLANMETEEFDLGALDLDLKQEDAPAALDDLSAGDGEMSSAQMEMETKLDLAIAYQEIGDKEGARELIDEVIKGGSPEQVEKAKAMRAKLA; translated from the coding sequence TTGGGCAAGTTGACAGTACTTTCCGCTCTGGGCCAGCCCCTGAATGCGGAAATCGAGTTGACTGCAGTCACGCCTGATGAAGTAGGCAGCCTGGCCGCCAAGCTGGCCCCTGCCGAAGCATATAAACAGGCCAATATCGAATTCAATCCCGCTTTGTTGTCATTGCGCTTTGCCGTCGATCAGCGCGGCAGCCGCAATTTCATCCGCATTTCTTCGTCGCAGCCGGTGAATGAGCCATTTGTGGATATGCTGTTGGAACTCTCCAGCAGCAATGGCCGCATCGTGCGTGAATACACCTTCCTGCTGGATCCCGCCGACCTGAAGACCACGCAGAGCGCGCAAATCGCCTCCGGCGCGGATAAGGGTAAGAGCGCGGCCACCGCAGTGGCGGCGGCAAGTCCGGCCAGCACCGCCGCAGCGGCGGACAGCGGCAAGAAGCCCCTCGGCAAAGGTCGCGGCAAAGCAGTGAAACCGGCAGCGGAAAAAGCGCCTGAACAAGCTGCTGACAGCACAGCGGCCGCGCCAGCCAAGGAAGAAGGCAAGACAGCCGCCAAAACCGGCGACAACTACGAAGTGAAAAAGGGCGACACGCTGGGCAAGATTGCGCGTGAGTTGAAGCCCGAAGGGATTTCCCTGGATCAAATGCTGGCTGCGCTGTATCGCGCCAACACCAATGCCTTTGTCGGCAACAATATGAACCGTTTGCGTTCCGGCCAGATTTTGAATGTGCCAGACGCTGATGCAGCCAAAGCCATTCCGCAAGCCGAAGCGCGCAGTCTGGTGCTGGCGCAAGCCGATGATTTCAACAGCTATCGCAATAAACTCGCCGGCCAGGTCGAAGCGGCCCCGGCCAAAGGCGCGGATGTCAAGCAATCCGGCAGCGGCAAGATCGGCGCCAAGATTGAAGAACGTCCGACCGCCACCAGCGAAGCAGCCGACAAACTCAAATTGTCCAAGGCCGGCAAGCCGGCGGATGAGGACAAGATTGCGCAGAACAAGCAATTGGCAGAGGCTAAGGCGCGCGTCTCCGAGCTGGAAAAGAATATCGCCGAGTTGAATAAACTGGTGGAAGTGAAGAACAAGGCGCTGGCGGAACAAAGCAAGAAGCCGGAAGTCAAGCCTTCCGCTTCGGCCAAGGCCAGCGCCACGCCGACGCCGACGCCAAGCCCGACGCCGGCGGCCAAGCCAAGTCCGACGCCAACCCCGGCTCCCAGCCCGACGCCTGCCGTCAAGCCTGAGGTGAAGCAGGAAGTCAAGGCCGAAGTCAAGCCGGAAATCAAGCCTTCCGCCAGCGCTTCGGCGCTCGCCACGCCGACCCCGGCGGCGTCAGCTGCGGCCTCCGCTGCGGCATCCATGGCATCTGCCGCCGCCAGCGCGCCGGCGGATGCACAAGCCACACCGACACCCAGCGTCACGCCCAGCCCGGCGCCGATGAAGAAGAAAACCATTGTTCCGCCGCCGCCGCCTCCGCCGCCGGAACCGGGTTTCTTTGAGAGCCTGACTGATAATGCGCTGTTCTGGCCGGTGCTGGCTGCCGGCGGTCTGCTGGCCGGCGGTCTGGCCTTCCTGGGCATCCGTCGCCGTCGTGAAGCAGAACAATCCAAATTTGAATCCAGCATGCTGGGCGAGTCCAGCATGGTGGCCAATTCCATGTTCGGCCAGACCGGCGGACAGAGCGTGGACACCAATAACAGTGTGTTCAACTCGAATTTCGCGCCGTCCGCCAGCCAGCTCGACGCCAATGAAGTCGATCCGGTCGCAGAAGCGGATGTGTACATCGCCTATGGCCGCGATGTGCAAGCCGAGGAAATCCTCAAGGAAGCCCTGCGCTCGCAACCGGAACGCACTGCTGTCCGTCTGAAACTGCTGGAAATCTACGCCAGCCGCAAAGACACCCGCGCATTTGAAGTGCAGGCCGGCGAATTGTATTCGCTGACCCAGGGTGAGGGCGATGACTGGGCGCAAGCTGCTGCGCTGGGTCAATCGATTGATCCGAATAATCCGATGTACGCCACCGGCGATGCGCCAGCGGCCAAGCCCGACCCGATCCTGGCCTCGTCCACTGAGCCGCTGGAAGATCTGGATCCGGAAGCGCTGTTGGTCAGCACTCAGCAACCCGGCCCGGCCCCGGCTCCGGCCCCTGCGGCGGCGGCGGAAGATGATTTCAATTTTGATTTGCCTGAAGACGCAGCGGATCAACTGAGCGCCCTGGATCTGGATCTGGGCGCGCAGGCCCCGGCCCCGGCGCCAGCACCAACGGCTGCGCCGGCCCCGGCTGAAGAGGATGTGCTCGACTTTGATCTGGGCGGCTTGAATTTTGCGCCGCCGCCAGCCGCCGCCGCTGCCGCTCCGGTTGCAGCCCCGGCCATGCCGGATCTGTCTGCGGTGGATCTGGACTTCCCGACCGAGGCCCCGCAAGCAGTCGCAGCGCCGGCCCCGGCTGCAGAAGTGGACGATTTTGATTTTGGCGACTTCAATCTGGATGCGCCGGCGCCGGCCCCTGCACCGGCTCCGCTGGAAGACATGCAAGCCACCGCCAAATTTGACGCCGCTTCCATGGATCTGGATTTGCCGGATTTCGATGAGGACGCCACGATTATTGCGCACGCTCCGGCGGCCCCGGCTGCTGCGCCGCAACTCGACCCCTTGCCGGATCTCGGTCTCTCGCTCGATCTGCCGCAAGTGGATGCAGCTGCAGCGGATGTGCCTGAATTGGATCTGGCGGCGGAATTGGCTGCGGCAGAAGCCGGCATGAGCCTTGACAGTGTGCCGGATCTGGATTTTGGCGCTGAGCAGGAAACCATGCATGCGGCAGCGCCGGTCAGTGCGGATGATGCTGAATTGGCTGGCATGCTGGACGAACTGGCCAGCCTGGATGCGCCGCAAGCCGATGCCCCGCCGCCACTCGCTAATATGGAGACCGAGGAATTTGACCTGGGCGCGCTGGACCTTGATCTCAAGCAGGAAGATGCCCCGGCGGCATTGGACGATTTGAGCGCTGGCGACGGTGAAATGAGTTCTGCGCAAATGGAAATGGAAACCAAGCTGGATCTGGCGATTGCCTATCAGGAAATTGGCGACAAGGAAGGCGCACGCGAATTGATCGATGAAGTGATCAAGGGCGGTTCTCCGGAACAAGTCGAAAAAGCAAAGGCTATGCGCGCCAAATTGGCGTAA